The following are from one region of the Treponema denticola genome:
- a CDS encoding pallilysin-related adhesin, which yields MFKQIMYVISVLIVLVLLSFLIYLKFIRSNTKGEEKIVTQTIIPIVSSQIDNENKKNENYSANTETRIFLELSNDETFVDAISDDLNEDGVEDQIIAVKKLLDPFLYLIISIQNPITQKWERVEEIRTTITQPKSLTFYIMNLTQDPKSLIYSGMTSDNRQVLSIHTIKKDKGGNVELAQIADLHADMQIQIKEIETQDETPVSLSSYRIYTYDSDPSAPNTLNQIETEYTWNSKTKKYEGGLKKTIPGEKIEVQLLRKLQSGNMESFIDFLSGLWFQEEGNKETGRSVYFDKNDSHIIFNLDNVEEIYEIKTTFPRRYGLFFTTNNKSIPNIIRRVEIEIKGLDEIQIRVIEDVLRIKFGTASLWNGKYKKNTNLLLNNTNEKENNAEKAKRILSKSSNQWKSANNVFLNLSGNSYTLQQSEDIEKGYFNILEINEKIVMQMKSEKDTTKFYLLEISEKKNIQRMVLTKIKLSINDAIPTGDEPIVFERE from the coding sequence ATGTTCAAACAGATAATGTATGTTATTTCGGTTCTTATTGTTTTGGTTTTGTTAAGCTTTTTAATTTATTTAAAGTTTATACGGTCAAATACAAAAGGTGAAGAAAAAATTGTTACACAAACAATAATTCCCATAGTTTCTTCACAAATCGATAATGAAAATAAAAAAAACGAAAATTATTCCGCGAATACTGAAACAAGAATATTCTTGGAGTTATCCAATGATGAAACCTTTGTTGATGCTATTTCGGATGATTTAAATGAAGACGGTGTAGAAGACCAAATTATTGCCGTAAAAAAACTATTGGATCCTTTTTTATACCTGATTATTTCAATTCAAAACCCGATAACTCAAAAATGGGAGAGGGTTGAAGAAATAAGAACAACGATCACACAACCTAAGTCTCTTACGTTCTACATTATGAATTTAACGCAAGACCCCAAATCCCTTATTTATTCCGGAATGACATCGGATAACAGGCAGGTCTTATCCATACATACTATCAAAAAGGACAAAGGCGGAAATGTTGAGCTTGCCCAAATAGCCGACTTACATGCGGATATGCAGATTCAAATCAAAGAAATTGAAACTCAAGACGAAACCCCTGTTAGTCTATCTTCATATCGTATATACACTTACGACTCCGATCCATCGGCTCCCAATACTCTAAACCAAATTGAAACCGAATATACATGGAATTCAAAAACAAAAAAATATGAAGGAGGTTTAAAAAAGACAATTCCGGGTGAAAAAATAGAAGTTCAGCTTTTAAGAAAACTTCAAAGCGGAAATATGGAATCCTTTATAGACTTTTTGTCCGGACTATGGTTTCAAGAAGAAGGGAATAAAGAAACAGGCAGAAGTGTTTATTTTGATAAAAACGACAGTCATATTATTTTTAATTTAGACAATGTTGAAGAAATCTATGAAATAAAAACAACCTTTCCTCGAAGGTACGGTTTATTTTTTACAACAAACAATAAGTCGATTCCGAATATAATAAGAAGAGTCGAAATTGAAATTAAGGGACTTGATGAAATACAGATACGTGTAATAGAAGACGTTTTAAGAATTAAATTCGGAACTGCCTCTCTTTGGAACGGAAAGTATAAAAAAAACACAAATTTACTTTTAAATAACACAAACGAAAAAGAAAATAATGCGGAAAAAGCAAAAAGAATTTTATCAAAATCGTCAAATCAGTGGAAATCGGCAAATAACGTTTTTTTAAATCTTTCAGGAAATTCTTATACTCTTCAACAATCTGAAGATATTGAAAAAGGTTATTTTAACATATTGGAAATAAACGAAAAAATCGTAATGCAGATGAAATCCGAAAAAGATACAACTAAATTTTATCTGCTTGAAATAAGCGAAAAGAAAAATATACAGCGGATGGTTCTAACAAAAATTAAGTTGAGTATAAACGATGCAATACCTACAGGAGATGAACCCATTGTCTTTGAAAGAGAATAA
- a CDS encoding vWA domain-containing protein, with translation MKIKKLIFIFLLLAGVLFNLNAGERTMPVDMIIMIDKSLSMQDPGKFDSLKRWVLDELIDQIIITGDWISIYQFYESPEHLVSIEIKSKEDTDKIIKTVNKISPNGRFTDVGRALDKIQEAINQRGENGRYKVLFMLTDLEQDAPITSKYSGKQKKFSSPYLVESRIIKHDNWYEITVDMGLDERVVKTSKALFSDIIKNNDKERVQSDENTALIKKDNP, from the coding sequence ATGAAAATTAAAAAACTTATTTTTATATTTTTACTGTTAGCGGGAGTTTTATTTAATTTAAATGCAGGTGAGAGGACAATGCCTGTTGATATGATTATTATGATTGACAAGTCATTATCTATGCAGGATCCGGGCAAATTCGACAGCCTAAAGCGATGGGTTCTTGATGAATTGATAGACCAAATTATCATCACCGGCGATTGGATAAGCATTTATCAGTTTTATGAAAGTCCCGAACATTTGGTTTCAATTGAAATAAAAAGCAAAGAAGACACCGACAAGATAATCAAAACGGTAAATAAAATAAGCCCGAACGGAAGATTTACCGATGTAGGAAGAGCTCTGGATAAAATACAGGAAGCCATAAACCAAAGAGGCGAAAACGGAAGGTATAAGGTTCTTTTTATGTTGACTGATCTGGAACAAGATGCTCCTATAACCTCAAAATACAGCGGTAAACAAAAAAAGTTTTCAAGTCCTTATTTAGTTGAGTCAAGAATTATAAAACACGATAATTGGTATGAAATTACTGTTGATATGGGACTTGATGAGAGGGTTGTAAAAACAAGCAAGGCTCTTTTTTCCGATATAATAAAAAATAACGATAAAGAAAGGGTTCAATCCGACGAAAATACAGCCTTAATCAAAAAAGATAATCCGTAA
- the cfpA gene encoding cytoplasmic filament protein CfpA, with the protein MANLDLPQSPNVFHPEKPSAVGSRNSLAQDYRDQQKEVNQLIEEETNKVLHHLTTKLPKEVLERLDVMGGVKEKLYNYFNQNYQNMFNRYMVTAEDEMLKKVRGFIDREEMKVLDRYTPKEIANLLDAVGGADKFNTGEIEKSIVNMYGHLQGHVQRGVNDLETLTNSLLRQKTDVGAFVRGENAYSIVKCAFKDNLYKPKTVTDVKLSVNILDTELISPIFQYQSTVEYLIKDLLSNHYMDVIDKEIEKIKDKRIDQGLDELSDGEIVFAKIDKVKDITDDDVENPKSKRYDVVSKQLMERINNLRAEIDPETFDQLNIRENIKKIIDLENIRNRGFNTAINSITSILDTSKMGYQYIENLKNARELILREYDDTDIANLPDERYQIRLKYYDNAQLISERQAYEVMMSSFETEIQHLWDVVRATYDKSKFMTKITDFNDLAANYKKFIKRKYKDQSGEPVYEDTAKVWDEISFVKAPETEVEKMNRTYVYEKDKLRKKLIIMRRRMKDLYDYQYPIERRVIEDRLSFLEAEFNKFDYLINPFHIQPGLLLDIDITSIKRKKATLDGMANVLNEFLHGVSKGFADAAFASFSRRRSTVRADIAQSFATVDDDPKASGAAGRSQFIDMLNSTPAIEAPAAESVSAPAKRRGPKKSAAKAKKTGSVDAGRGRRKAKSGIKEI; encoded by the coding sequence ATGGCAAATTTAGATCTACCACAGAGCCCGAATGTATTCCATCCCGAGAAGCCCAGTGCTGTCGGTTCTAGGAACTCGTTAGCTCAAGACTATCGAGATCAGCAGAAAGAAGTTAATCAGCTGATTGAAGAAGAAACAAATAAAGTGTTACACCACTTGACCACAAAGCTTCCCAAAGAAGTTCTTGAAAGATTAGACGTAATGGGCGGCGTTAAGGAAAAGTTGTATAACTACTTTAACCAGAACTACCAGAACATGTTCAACCGATACATGGTAACGGCTGAAGATGAAATGCTCAAAAAGGTACGAGGATTTATCGATCGGGAAGAAATGAAGGTTTTAGACCGCTATACTCCGAAAGAAATCGCAAACCTTCTTGATGCAGTCGGCGGTGCTGACAAGTTTAACACAGGCGAAATCGAAAAATCGATTGTAAACATGTACGGACACTTACAGGGCCACGTACAACGCGGTGTTAATGATTTGGAAACCTTAACAAACTCATTGTTAAGGCAGAAGACGGACGTAGGAGCCTTCGTTCGAGGTGAAAACGCATACTCAATCGTAAAGTGTGCATTTAAAGACAACCTTTACAAACCAAAGACTGTAACCGATGTTAAGCTTTCCGTAAACATTCTTGATACGGAACTTATCAGCCCGATCTTCCAGTATCAATCAACAGTCGAATATCTTATCAAAGACCTCTTGTCAAATCACTATATGGATGTAATTGACAAGGAAATTGAGAAGATAAAGGACAAGAGAATTGATCAGGGATTGGATGAATTGTCTGACGGTGAAATCGTTTTTGCAAAAATCGATAAGGTAAAAGATATCACTGATGATGATGTTGAGAATCCCAAGAGCAAGAGATATGATGTAGTATCCAAGCAGCTCATGGAAAGAATCAACAACTTAAGAGCTGAAATCGATCCTGAAACATTTGATCAGCTCAACATCAGAGAAAACATCAAAAAGATCATCGACCTTGAAAACATCAGAAACCGCGGATTTAACACGGCTATCAACTCGATTACTTCAATCCTTGACACTTCAAAGATGGGATATCAGTATATCGAAAACTTAAAGAATGCCCGCGAGCTTATCTTGCGCGAATATGATGATACGGATATCGCTAACCTTCCTGATGAAAGGTATCAAATCCGCCTCAAGTACTACGACAATGCTCAATTAATTTCGGAAAGACAGGCTTATGAAGTAATGATGAGCTCTTTTGAAACTGAAATTCAGCACTTGTGGGATGTAGTACGCGCTACATACGACAAATCCAAGTTTATGACCAAAATCACAGACTTTAACGATTTGGCTGCAAATTACAAGAAATTCATCAAACGAAAGTACAAGGATCAGTCCGGTGAACCCGTATACGAAGATACCGCTAAGGTTTGGGATGAAATCTCCTTTGTTAAAGCTCCGGAAACTGAAGTTGAAAAGATGAACAGAACCTATGTCTACGAAAAAGATAAGCTCCGCAAGAAGCTCATCATTATGCGCCGCAGGATGAAGGATCTCTATGATTATCAATATCCTATCGAAAGACGCGTTATCGAAGACAGACTTTCGTTCTTAGAAGCAGAATTCAACAAATTCGATTATTTAATCAATCCTTTCCATATCCAGCCCGGTCTCTTGCTTGATATCGATATTACATCTATCAAGAGAAAGAAGGCTACATTGGACGGAATGGCCAACGTGCTCAACGAATTCTTGCACGGTGTATCAAAAGGCTTTGCTGACGCAGCATTTGCTTCGTTCAGCCGCCGACGATCCACAGTCCGCGCCGATATCGCACAGAGTTTCGCAACTGTTGATGATGATCCCAAAGCCAGTGGAGCTGCAGGCCGCTCTCAGTTTATCGATATGCTGAACAGCACTCCTGCCATTGAGGCTCCTGCAGCCGAGTCTGTAAGCGCTCCGGCTAAACGCAGAGGACCCAAAAAGAGTGCCGCTAAGGCAAAAAAGACAGGCTCTGTTGATGCAGGACGAGGCCGACGAAAGGCTAAGTCAGGAATTAAAGAAATTTAA